In Scatophagus argus isolate fScaArg1 chromosome 14, fScaArg1.pri, whole genome shotgun sequence, the following proteins share a genomic window:
- the nccrp1 gene encoding F-box only protein 50 — MSASEWKKRCEAEYGLQGAPMPDSVDWKSVFEAKPFGRNLLKNPSPHGLSKDSPPPEPQQSQVLIRGPPRFQPNGDFSGWTTSTEVLPYDTSGIPEGVAICALPQYSWFSMEQVVDLKAEGLWEELLDDFQPEIVIQDWYEESQLHKSIYQLHVKLLGADKSTVISEYSVSPTEDLSTYSHTWKEVSHVFSGYGPGVRYVHFLHRLKNSFLNDFFPTLFTGSSVIVRLPQNQLLV; from the exons ATGTCTGCCTCTGAATGGAAGAAGCGATGCGAGGCCGAGTACGGTCTGCAGGGCGCTCCGATGCCCGACAGCGTAGACTGGAAGTCCGTGTTTGAAGCCAAACCTTTCGGGAGAAATTTACTGAAGAACCCTTCGCCTCACG GTTTGAGCAAGGACTCCCCTCCACCTGAACCTCAGCAGTCTCAAGTGTTAATACGTGGACCTCCGCGTTTTCAACCCAACG GTGACTTCAGCGGCTGGACCACAAGCACGGAAGTCCTCCCTTATGACACCAGCGGCATCCCAGAGGGCGTTGCAATCTGTGCATTGCCTCAGTACAG CTGGTTCTCCATGGAGCAGGTTGTGGACCTGAAGGCAGAGGGACTGTGGGAAGAGCTGCTCGATGATTTTCAGCCTGAAATAGTCATCCAAGACTG GTATGAGGAGAGTCAGCTGCATAAGTCCATCTACCAGCTGCATGTCAAATTACTGGGTGCAGATAAGAGTACAGTGATCTCCGAATACTCTGTTAGCCCGACTGAGGACCTCAGCACTTACTCACACACGTGGAAGGAG GTGTCACATGTGTTCTCTGGCTATGGACCTGGGGTGAGATATGTCCATTTCCTGCACCGACTGAAGAACAGCTTCTTGAATGACTTCTTCCCCACATTGTTCACTGGCAGCTCAGTGATTGTCAGACTGCCCCAAAACCAGCTCCTGGTCTGA